A genome region from Blautia coccoides includes the following:
- a CDS encoding GntR family transcriptional regulator translates to MNICIDKNSSVPAYLQITEQIKAKISSRELAPGDRLPTERELSEAIHISRGTIKRAYDELGDIGVLERIQGSGTFVAQLQDLSILDNSDKAARVIDKMITTLSRMHLSYNEMEDLINSKLQWKRQESRNIRVAVVDCNMETLSLISSQLYNISDVDVTELILSDIVKSPQKLTYGYDLILTTKNHYLQVIDLVPSLASHVMKVAIVPSQKVQYELAGIHENMSVGIWCMSQEFASAVYDNTMTLGQGTPRIDFQLDNAPCSLSDFLDGKDVLILPYDYLNGSRTGELEVIQKFMQSGKQVIFFEYHIDQGSLIHITHELELCRENRQPVSL, encoded by the coding sequence ATGAATATCTGTATTGATAAAAACAGTTCTGTACCAGCCTATTTACAGATAACAGAACAAATCAAGGCCAAAATAAGCAGCCGCGAATTAGCACCCGGAGACAGGCTTCCCACAGAACGGGAGCTATCTGAAGCGATTCATATTTCAAGAGGTACCATTAAAAGAGCATACGATGAATTAGGGGATATTGGAGTGCTTGAAAGAATTCAGGGAAGCGGGACGTTTGTGGCCCAACTTCAGGATCTATCTATTTTAGACAACAGTGACAAAGCAGCCAGAGTCATTGATAAAATGATCACAACGCTTTCCCGTATGCACCTATCATACAATGAAATGGAAGACCTTATCAACTCCAAGCTTCAGTGGAAGCGTCAGGAATCCCGCAATATCCGGGTAGCTGTGGTAGACTGCAACATGGAAACGCTAAGCCTTATCAGCAGTCAGCTTTACAATATCTCCGATGTGGATGTAACTGAGTTGATACTCAGTGATATTGTAAAATCACCACAGAAACTGACCTATGGCTACGACTTAATACTCACCACCAAAAATCATTATTTGCAGGTGATCGATCTTGTTCCCAGTTTGGCAAGTCATGTTATGAAAGTGGCTATTGTCCCTTCGCAGAAGGTCCAATACGAACTTGCGGGTATACATGAAAATATGTCTGTCGGTATCTGGTGTATGAGTCAGGAGTTTGCCAGTGCAGTCTATGATAATACCATGACTCTGGGGCAAGGAACACCAAGAATTGACTTCCAATTAGACAATGCCCCCTGTTCCCTTTCTGATTTTTTGGATGGCAAAGATGTGCTGATCCTCCCGTATGACTATTTAAACGGCAGCAGAACGGGTGAACTGGAGGTAATTCAAAAATTTATGCAAAGCGGTAAACAGGTTATCTTCTTTGAATATCACATAGACCAGGGATCTCTGATTCATATTACACATGAATTAGAACTCTGTCGCGAAAACAGACAGCCTGTCTCTCTTTGA
- a CDS encoding MATE family efflux transporter, whose translation MKQVSTESMGTRPLLPLIMSLSSPIMLSLLVQSLYNIIDSVYISHYDGNGLTALSLAFPVQTLITAVASGTGAGTNIIIAKALGANDSENASSTAFNGFVLSLINWSFFVIIGILILKPYFSIFTANTEVASLGLKYLNIILLFSIAPFTENVAVRILQATGNTFMPMIFQSAAALLNLLLDPIFIWGFGVIPAMGISGAAIATVLSQFLSAALAVITVFFKQTVLTVSFRIPRFNLIKEIFITGLPSVLGMALVSAYISGLNAVLSRFSEDAVSSLGIYYKLQTFLLIPTYGLNQGVTPLMGFNYGARKYKRVWHTLWYSLAISTVTLTAGTLCFCLFTREILLLFHASDSLMHTGIPALRIISTSFPFFGLTILMPTLFQSTGCIRQNIIITLLREVFLLVPIAWALSHFGLIYTWMTFPISESIAAFLSCYYTYVLFRGPLAYRRLPLE comes from the coding sequence ATGAAACAGGTTTCTACAGAGAGTATGGGAACCCGGCCTTTACTGCCGCTCATTATGTCACTGTCTTCCCCCATTATGCTCTCTTTACTGGTGCAGTCTCTTTATAACATCATTGACAGTGTATATATCTCTCACTATGACGGCAACGGTCTGACAGCCTTATCCCTGGCGTTCCCTGTGCAGACCTTAATTACCGCCGTGGCATCGGGAACCGGTGCTGGCACCAATATAATAATTGCAAAAGCTTTAGGTGCAAACGACTCAGAAAATGCATCCTCCACTGCATTTAACGGGTTTGTTTTGTCATTGATTAATTGGAGTTTTTTTGTTATAATAGGCATACTGATTTTAAAACCATATTTTTCCATTTTTACTGCCAACACAGAAGTGGCTTCCCTGGGGCTTAAATATTTAAACATTATACTTCTCTTCTCAATTGCCCCATTCACTGAAAACGTAGCTGTCAGGATTCTGCAGGCAACAGGCAATACGTTCATGCCTATGATATTTCAATCCGCTGCCGCCTTGCTGAATCTGCTTCTAGACCCTATTTTTATATGGGGGTTCGGAGTCATTCCCGCAATGGGTATTTCTGGTGCTGCAATTGCAACTGTATTATCGCAGTTTCTTTCAGCTGCTCTGGCAGTGATCACAGTATTTTTCAAGCAGACTGTTCTGACTGTGTCATTCCGAATCCCCCGTTTTAACTTGATAAAGGAAATCTTTATCACAGGGCTTCCTTCTGTATTGGGAATGGCTCTTGTATCAGCTTATATCTCAGGGCTTAACGCTGTCCTCTCCCGTTTTTCTGAGGATGCGGTGTCTTCCCTTGGTATTTACTATAAGCTCCAAACGTTTCTGCTCATTCCTACCTATGGCTTAAATCAGGGAGTGACTCCCCTTATGGGATTTAACTATGGGGCCAGAAAATATAAGCGTGTGTGGCATACTTTATGGTACAGCCTTGCCATATCCACAGTCACGCTTACTGCAGGCACTCTGTGTTTCTGCTTATTCACGCGCGAGATACTGCTCCTCTTTCATGCTTCTGACAGCCTGATGCATACCGGAATACCCGCTTTAAGAATTATAAGTACAAGTTTTCCGTTTTTCGGCCTGACAATTTTAATGCCTACTCTGTTCCAAAGCACTGGCTGTATACGGCAGAATATAATCATAACTCTGCTCAGAGAGGTTTTTCTGCTTGTACCGATTGCTTGGGCACTCTCGCATTTTGGACTAATATACACATGGATGACATTTCCTATATCAGAAAGTATTGCAGCTTTTTTGTCCTGCTATTATACTTATGTATTGTTCCGGGGACCACTGGCTTACCGGCGTCTCCCCCTCGAATAA
- a CDS encoding GntR family transcriptional regulator: MKSTDIVIDKTSDQPIYQQIADRITQSVQKGFLNPGDKLPTSQDFFDNYGIARGTVKHAYNILEKNGIVTVIQGKGSFIKEKNGPVQSIDAVDQYLEELLALGFSLDDIEGLISKRLKTLQDEQNVFKIAVMESCPELLDCLITDLEQFPNTKIFPFLVNDINGQHTFSLQEYDLIVIMEKNIPLFLGTEIDHDTKNKILPISTILSPGTLKLLAKIIPGEPSGILCQTKRFAGILKWELSSLNAMLSPKEVLLYSTATADNLYSFLKNKRHLLISSNYLQSCTPEQEKILQAYGESGGKLLPVQYTIDSGSALYIEEFIRNYHFSHYNTSR; encoded by the coding sequence TTGAAATCAACAGATATCGTCATCGACAAAACATCTGACCAGCCTATCTACCAGCAGATAGCAGACAGGATCACCCAGTCGGTGCAAAAAGGATTTTTAAATCCAGGAGACAAACTGCCTACCAGTCAGGATTTTTTCGATAATTATGGTATTGCGCGGGGAACTGTAAAACATGCCTATAATATCCTTGAAAAAAACGGTATTGTAACTGTAATACAGGGCAAAGGTTCTTTTATCAAGGAAAAAAATGGTCCTGTACAATCCATTGACGCAGTAGACCAGTATCTGGAAGAACTGCTGGCTCTCGGTTTTTCCCTGGATGATATTGAAGGACTTATCAGCAAAAGATTAAAAACTCTGCAGGATGAACAAAATGTCTTTAAAATAGCTGTCATGGAAAGCTGTCCGGAGCTGCTCGATTGCCTGATCACAGATTTGGAGCAGTTTCCTAATACAAAAATTTTTCCGTTTCTGGTAAACGACATAAACGGGCAGCATACTTTTTCACTCCAGGAATACGATTTGATCGTGATAATGGAAAAGAACATCCCCTTATTCCTTGGAACAGAGATTGATCATGACACAAAAAACAAAATTTTGCCTATATCTACGATCCTGTCTCCCGGCACCCTTAAATTACTGGCAAAAATTATACCCGGAGAGCCATCAGGCATTTTATGCCAGACCAAACGTTTTGCCGGCATTTTAAAATGGGAGTTATCCTCATTGAATGCCATGCTGTCTCCCAAAGAAGTGCTGCTGTACAGTACGGCAACCGCAGATAACCTGTATTCATTTTTAAAAAATAAACGTCATTTGCTTATATCGTCAAATTATCTGCAAAGCTGTACACCGGAGCAGGAAAAAATACTCCAGGCCTATGGAGAAAGCGGTGGAAAACTTTTACCAGTTCAATATACGATTGACAGCGGTTCCGCACTCTATATTGAAGAATTTATAAGAAACTATCACTTTTCACATTATAATACTTCACGGTAA
- a CDS encoding DUF305 domain-containing protein, whose translation MKLCKLIPISLAAFLLLTGCGSSKSNTEDYLKEENAIMDKMMEEMDKAQNTGSAELDFLNGMIPHHQSAVEMSKSYLEYAGKDGEFKGLAENIISAQNKEIDQMNTMTERFQKAENPDPEKEAAYLEEYRTLMDKHHSSHTAAETSDLEAAFAQGMSMHHQMAVDMAEIILKYTEDEELTQFSQNIITEQEKEIKEMQSYLDKNTDGGNHKH comes from the coding sequence ATGAAATTATGTAAACTAATCCCCATATCCCTTGCCGCCTTTCTGCTCCTGACCGGGTGTGGTTCCAGCAAGTCCAACACAGAAGATTATCTAAAGGAGGAAAATGCCATCATGGACAAAATGATGGAGGAGATGGACAAGGCACAAAACACCGGCAGTGCAGAGCTTGATTTTCTCAATGGTATGATTCCTCATCATCAGTCAGCAGTGGAGATGTCTAAAAGCTATCTGGAATATGCCGGAAAAGACGGAGAGTTCAAAGGCCTGGCAGAGAACATTATAAGCGCCCAAAACAAAGAAATTGATCAGATGAACACCATGACAGAACGTTTTCAGAAAGCCGAAAATCCTGATCCTGAAAAAGAGGCTGCCTATCTGGAAGAATACCGTACCTTGATGGATAAACACCACAGCTCCCATACTGCGGCGGAAACCTCTGATCTGGAGGCCGCTTTTGCACAGGGCATGTCTATGCATCACCAAATGGCTGTAGATATGGCAGAGATCATTCTCAAATATACAGAGGATGAAGAGCTGACTCAATTTTCCCAAAATATCATAACAGAGCAGGAAAAAGAAATAAAAGAAATGCAGTCCTATCTGGATAAAAACACAGACGGCGGAAACCATAAGCATTAA
- a CDS encoding carboxypeptidase regulatory-like domain-containing protein: MKKRLLLCGIMAFAMAFASGAAAPKTVQAQSRNIKNDTFWHDINGDPIYSQGGGIFKFKNPDTGKDTYYWYGVKYKEAEAFYKNPAKGYSTTTFEAVTCYTSDDLTNWKFEGNVLTESEVSGVEQTNGNPATWLGRMGVAYMEESGTYVMAIQHEFADPGDVIDNAGGDTSKDGVTKQVLLLRSDSPTGQFKWDQRINMASYTGGTSNTGDQTVFTDEDTGKDYLLYSYGRGRNRIFLSEIRENAEGKIEIGEPYKVFQGDGREGNCMFKYNGKYYICASDLYGWNASHAYYMVLDSLEPEYLEQKGTETKMQVMPGCSDDFCHVSQTGFFYTVQGSAQDTVLFCGDRWSDFANNGLGYNQWCPLSFDGDVPYFNSLSSWNLDMTTGEWSAAEDNNHIKNGSFDADRVSASSLAGWKNTVEKGSSPIKNSGNAVTGKYGLALTDTVDFAGSISQEVKTTPYVGLPDGEYDMTAYIKGSGDFKVLQMYAVSGSMTFACDITENGNDWKKVTLENIPVSGGAVEVGFLADGKAKTACYIDDITFIKTDTTAERGAVSGTIHSDAVGKNVFIHAVREDGTDVYTCQVPIAEEDQSFSINMLRPGTYLISASCDGYALQEEPQRVTVLPNETVEGIQFTLVINTGDVSGKVTDESGSVLSDVKVILKNDDSEFIETTDGEGKYSFSTIQAGIYELYFEKMGYTNQGPVRVEVKKGEIVHAIDTVMERNAGTLTGTVTDMNGNPAGKAKISLRGCNAKDDMTRYQIETEADGTFCLENVMGGVYQVIASTDSAVSAVKQNVQVTKGAEVSVDMVIPQETEIVNGDFEQALSVGWVNEYTYSPYGCYITSRAKEIYEGKGSLSYYRSSPYLGHTYQTLYDIPNGTYTVNVMVNAGVKDTDDFYMYAKNGADEIIAKENIPTNTAYEMIGLEAEVTDNTLKIGFYGNMGADTWCRMDNIRVGYVAAEEPDKPVEKEGLNNLLEEVESLKPEDYTQSSYTALMQVKETAEGVAENPEAAQEEVEEAVKALNNAKDALVSVKVLRAAVEQKAELAPDGYTTESWEDFADALDHAQSVLNNPDVSQNDVDEAYKDLILKWGCLVPGVNTVVAEAVAQEAASILENDTSIYRPEGIENLKNALRFLNSVLEDKNAAQEDVNDAAEKLIYALMELKDMVSAERLESIVDLAKFILEDQKKYTSDSVKALQDIITDAEGVIANEDRSQQDVSAHYEAVAEAICGLKLRGDKSALESVWNMADEILKSSEKYTASSLEGLQEAVDAVRPVYEDVDATGEEVNEAARLLTGQLVEVRILGDVNNDKNVDTSDTALVLKLSAELLTIEDMDREAADVNRDGDVDTADAVLIQKFAAELIGSF; this comes from the coding sequence ATGAAAAAACGTTTATTGCTTTGCGGAATCATGGCTTTTGCTATGGCCTTTGCATCAGGGGCGGCTGCACCAAAGACTGTGCAGGCCCAGTCACGGAATATAAAAAATGATACATTTTGGCATGATATTAACGGAGATCCCATTTATTCACAGGGGGGCGGAATTTTTAAATTCAAGAATCCGGATACGGGAAAGGACACATATTACTGGTATGGAGTAAAGTATAAAGAGGCAGAAGCTTTTTATAAAAATCCAGCCAAAGGCTACAGCACGACTACATTTGAAGCAGTCACATGTTATACTTCAGATGATCTGACAAACTGGAAGTTTGAGGGCAATGTGCTGACAGAATCTGAGGTGAGCGGCGTAGAACAGACCAACGGTAATCCGGCAACTTGGCTGGGAAGAATGGGCGTAGCTTACATGGAAGAGAGTGGAACTTATGTTATGGCAATTCAGCACGAGTTTGCAGATCCGGGTGATGTCATTGATAATGCGGGAGGGGATACCTCTAAAGACGGTGTAACAAAGCAGGTTCTTCTACTAAGATCAGACAGTCCTACCGGCCAGTTTAAGTGGGACCAGAGAATAAATATGGCATCCTATACAGGTGGAACATCCAATACCGGCGACCAGACGGTATTTACAGATGAAGATACAGGAAAAGATTATCTGCTGTATTCTTACGGCAGAGGACGAAACAGAATCTTCCTGTCGGAAATCCGGGAGAATGCAGAAGGCAAAATAGAAATCGGAGAGCCTTACAAGGTATTCCAGGGGGACGGCCGTGAAGGCAACTGTATGTTCAAATACAACGGCAAGTATTATATCTGTGCGTCGGATCTGTACGGTTGGAACGCATCTCATGCATACTATATGGTTTTGGACAGTCTGGAACCGGAATACCTGGAACAGAAAGGTACAGAAACTAAAATGCAGGTGATGCCGGGCTGCAGTGATGACTTCTGCCATGTATCACAGACAGGATTTTTCTATACAGTGCAGGGCAGCGCCCAGGATACCGTTCTTTTTTGTGGTGACCGTTGGTCTGACTTTGCAAATAACGGCCTGGGGTATAACCAGTGGTGTCCATTATCCTTTGATGGTGATGTACCCTATTTCAACTCTTTAAGTTCTTGGAATCTGGATATGACAACAGGAGAATGGAGTGCTGCAGAGGATAATAATCACATCAAGAATGGAAGCTTTGACGCGGACCGTGTGTCCGCATCATCCCTGGCAGGATGGAAGAATACTGTGGAAAAAGGCAGTTCACCCATCAAAAACAGCGGGAATGCAGTAACCGGAAAATATGGTCTTGCGCTTACAGACACGGTGGATTTTGCGGGAAGTATATCCCAGGAGGTCAAGACAACCCCATATGTAGGACTGCCTGATGGGGAATATGACATGACCGCGTATATAAAAGGAAGCGGTGATTTCAAGGTCCTGCAAATGTATGCAGTAAGCGGCAGTATGACATTTGCCTGTGATATCACTGAGAATGGGAATGATTGGAAGAAAGTCACGCTGGAAAATATACCCGTTTCCGGCGGTGCCGTGGAAGTAGGATTCCTGGCTGACGGCAAGGCAAAAACAGCCTGTTACATAGATGATATTACTTTTATAAAAACAGATACTACGGCAGAGCGCGGAGCGGTATCCGGAACGATCCATTCGGATGCTGTGGGCAAAAATGTTTTCATACACGCTGTAAGGGAAGACGGAACAGATGTATATACCTGTCAGGTACCCATAGCGGAGGAGGATCAGAGTTTTTCCATTAATATGCTGAGACCGGGGACTTATTTGATTTCTGCATCCTGTGACGGGTATGCACTACAGGAGGAACCTCAGAGAGTTACGGTACTTCCGAATGAGACCGTGGAAGGCATTCAGTTCACACTTGTCATCAATACCGGAGATGTTTCGGGAAAAGTTACGGATGAAAGCGGCAGTGTACTTTCGGATGTGAAAGTTATTTTGAAAAATGATGATTCTGAGTTCATAGAGACTACAGACGGAGAAGGCAAATACAGTTTCAGCACCATTCAAGCGGGTATATATGAATTGTATTTTGAAAAAATGGGATATACGAACCAGGGGCCTGTCCGGGTAGAGGTGAAAAAGGGCGAAATTGTTCATGCAATTGATACCGTTATGGAAAGAAACGCAGGTACGCTTACCGGAACCGTGACGGATATGAATGGTAATCCGGCAGGAAAGGCAAAGATTTCACTGAGAGGCTGCAATGCAAAAGATGATATGACAAGATATCAGATTGAGACAGAAGCGGACGGCACATTCTGTCTTGAAAATGTGATGGGCGGGGTTTATCAGGTAATTGCGTCCACTGATTCCGCGGTGAGTGCGGTAAAACAGAATGTTCAGGTGACAAAAGGTGCGGAAGTATCGGTTGATATGGTAATCCCCCAAGAGACAGAAATTGTGAACGGAGATTTTGAACAGGCACTTTCTGTCGGATGGGTTAATGAGTATACCTATTCTCCTTATGGCTGTTATATTACCTCCAGAGCAAAAGAAATATACGAAGGAAAGGGAAGCTTATCTTACTACAGGTCATCTCCATATTTGGGACATACATATCAGACATTGTATGACATCCCCAACGGTACTTACACAGTTAATGTGATGGTAAACGCAGGTGTTAAGGATACGGATGATTTTTATATGTATGCTAAGAACGGAGCAGATGAAATCATTGCAAAGGAAAATATTCCAACTAATACTGCATATGAGATGATCGGTCTGGAAGCAGAAGTTACAGACAACACGCTGAAGATTGGATTTTACGGCAACATGGGTGCTGATACATGGTGCCGTATGGACAATATCAGAGTTGGATATGTTGCTGCAGAAGAACCGGATAAACCGGTAGAAAAAGAGGGATTAAATAATCTTCTGGAAGAGGTGGAAAGTCTGAAACCGGAAGATTATACCCAGAGCAGTTATACAGCGCTTATGCAGGTAAAAGAGACAGCAGAAGGAGTGGCTGAAAACCCGGAGGCGGCACAGGAAGAGGTGGAAGAGGCTGTTAAAGCTCTGAACAATGCAAAAGATGCCCTGGTATCCGTAAAAGTTTTACGGGCAGCAGTAGAGCAGAAGGCAGAACTGGCTCCGGATGGATATACCACGGAGAGCTGGGAGGATTTTGCAGATGCACTGGATCATGCACAGAGCGTTCTTAATAATCCGGATGTATCTCAGAATGATGTGGATGAGGCATATAAAGATTTGATCCTGAAATGGGGATGCCTTGTTCCGGGAGTCAACACTGTTGTGGCAGAGGCTGTGGCACAGGAGGCTGCATCTATTTTGGAAAATGATACTTCCATTTATCGCCCGGAAGGGATTGAAAATCTGAAAAATGCCTTGAGATTTCTCAATAGTGTTCTGGAAGACAAGAATGCTGCCCAGGAGGATGTGAATGATGCGGCTGAAAAGTTGATATACGCACTGATGGAACTGAAGGATATGGTCAGCGCTGAAAGACTTGAGAGTATTGTAGATCTCGCTAAGTTCATTTTAGAGGACCAGAAAAAATATACAAGTGATTCGGTGAAAGCACTTCAGGATATCATCACGGACGCAGAGGGCGTGATCGCCAATGAAGACCGGTCACAGCAGGATGTTTCTGCTCACTATGAGGCAGTAGCAGAGGCAATTTGCGGATTGAAACTTAGAGGTGATAAATCGGCGTTGGAATCTGTATGGAATATGGCAGATGAAATCCTCAAAAGTTCCGAGAAGTATACGGCTTCTTCTCTTGAGGGACTGCAGGAGGCAGTTGATGCGGTGAGACCTGTATATGAAGACGTGGATGCTACCGGAGAAGAAGTAAATGAGGCAGCCAGATTACTGACCGGGCAGCTTGTGGAAGTCAGGATTCTGGGTGATGTAAACAATGACAAAAATGTGGATACCAGTGATACAGCCCTTGTGCTGAAACTGAGCGCAGAACTGTTGACCATTGAGGATATGGACAGAGAAGCTGCAGATGTGAATAGAGATGGAGACGTGGATACCGCGGATGCTGTCCTGATTCAGAAATTTGCAGCGGAACTGATCGGATCATTTTAA
- a CDS encoding ABC transporter ATP-binding protein: protein MSSQLELKELVKDYKGFRAVDKINIQIQKGDILSLLGPSGCGKTTTLRMIAGLLTPTEGDVFLAGDKITEKPPYKRDIAMVFQNYALFPHMSVYDNVVYGLKNRGIKDKKMLKKKAEEVLSIVQLEGVEGRFPRQLSGGQQQRVSLARAMVVEPKIMLFDEPLSNLDAKLRVQTRIEIRNLLKQLNITAIYVTHDQEEALTISDWIAVMNKGRIEQLASPTELYSKPKTKFVADFIGHANLLEGVVEKISEGHVEVMLRNGMLVHCISPSEISVGDKKFILVRPENINILPVESMAENLFDASVEERNFLGSVVRYKVRLASGIALECEIHPDHAFADVQDVVKVQFNKEKMVLVGS, encoded by the coding sequence ATGAGCAGTCAACTGGAACTGAAAGAGCTTGTAAAAGATTATAAAGGCTTCCGTGCAGTGGACAAAATCAACATCCAGATACAAAAAGGAGATATTCTGTCCCTGTTGGGGCCAAGTGGGTGCGGAAAGACAACAACCTTACGAATGATCGCAGGTTTGCTCACACCTACGGAAGGAGATGTATTTCTCGCCGGTGACAAAATAACAGAAAAGCCGCCATACAAACGGGATATAGCAATGGTTTTTCAGAATTATGCTTTATTTCCCCACATGAGTGTCTATGACAATGTGGTATATGGTTTGAAGAACAGAGGGATCAAGGATAAAAAAATGCTGAAAAAGAAAGCCGAGGAGGTTCTTTCCATTGTACAGCTGGAAGGCGTGGAAGGTCGGTTTCCAAGACAATTATCCGGAGGACAGCAGCAGAGAGTGTCGCTGGCAAGAGCTATGGTTGTAGAACCAAAAATCATGCTGTTTGATGAGCCACTTTCCAATCTGGATGCAAAATTGAGAGTTCAGACAAGAATTGAGATCCGTAATCTTTTGAAACAACTAAACATCACTGCTATTTATGTTACCCATGACCAGGAGGAGGCTCTGACTATCTCTGACTGGATCGCGGTGATGAATAAGGGCAGAATAGAACAGCTTGCATCACCCACGGAACTCTACAGTAAGCCGAAAACAAAGTTTGTGGCTGATTTTATAGGCCATGCCAACCTTCTGGAAGGAGTTGTGGAAAAAATTTCAGAAGGACATGTGGAGGTTATGCTTCGCAACGGTATGTTGGTGCACTGTATATCGCCATCGGAAATATCTGTAGGTGATAAGAAATTTATTCTGGTACGCCCTGAAAATATTAATATTCTGCCTGTTGAGTCTATGGCAGAGAATTTGTTTGATGCATCGGTAGAAGAACGAAATTTCCTTGGTTCTGTAGTCAGATATAAAGTCAGGCTGGCAAGCGGTATTGCTCTTGAGTGTGAAATTCATCCGGATCATGCGTTTGCAGATGTGCAGGATGTTGTTAAAGTACAATTCAATAAGGAGAAGATGGTACTGGTGGGTTCATGA
- the dhaL gene encoding dihydroxyacetone kinase subunit DhaL translates to MKNQLSTEDIRQMMLRLSDHMISAEVMLTNLDSAIGDGDLGMTMVIGFTEIKQRILGQDYDSISELLFSCADAFSPKAASTFATLLITMMKAAGKEAESFTFIDTLKASRIFDAAVASVQKRGKAQPGDKTLLDALVPAADSLRHSAESGLLLPEAAVKAQESASAGAENTINMKARTGRSGYLGDRTIGQKDPGAAAIVLILQSFTSYIV, encoded by the coding sequence ATGAAAAACCAATTATCCACAGAAGATATTCGTCAAATGATGCTGCGCCTCAGCGACCACATGATTTCCGCAGAAGTAATGCTGACGAATCTAGACTCTGCTATCGGAGACGGAGATCTGGGTATGACTATGGTTATAGGCTTCACGGAAATTAAGCAGAGAATACTTGGACAGGACTATGATTCCATTTCAGAGCTTCTGTTTTCCTGCGCAGATGCCTTTTCCCCAAAAGCCGCTTCTACATTTGCAACCCTTTTGATCACCATGATGAAAGCCGCAGGAAAAGAGGCAGAGTCCTTTACCTTTATTGACACTCTAAAGGCTTCAAGGATATTCGATGCAGCCGTTGCCAGTGTTCAAAAAAGAGGAAAGGCACAGCCCGGTGACAAAACCCTTCTTGACGCCCTGGTACCTGCTGCTGATTCCCTGCGTCATTCCGCAGAGTCAGGTCTGCTCCTGCCGGAAGCTGCGGTCAAGGCACAGGAATCCGCCTCGGCCGGAGCTGAAAATACAATAAATATGAAGGCTCGAACAGGGCGTTCTGGTTATCTTGGAGACAGGACAATAGGACAAAAGGATCCGGGCGCTGCTGCTATTGTTTTAATCCTGCAATCCTTTACATCATATATCGTGTAA
- a CDS encoding dihydroxyacetone kinase subunit DhaK encodes MKKLINDPFNFVDESMEGILAAHKNLLKAADGDARAIVRTDAPVAGKVAVVTGGGFGHLPVFLGYVGKGMADGCAVGNVFSSPTSSQMKQVTKAVDSGKGVLYLYGRYQGDMMNFDMAAEDCEEDGIQVQTVLVTDDVASAPREDWQKRRGVAGLFFAYKIAGAKAETGADLSAVRAAAEKAVFNMRSMGVALGSCTLPTVGRPTFTVPDDEMEIGMGIHGEAGVQRCKLENADKIAAVLVDYVAEDLPFCKGDEVAVLVNSLGGTPLEELYILYRKINLLLTERGLKVYRPYIGRYACSMEMPGASLTLMKLDDELKELLDAPAETPFFIQN; translated from the coding sequence ATGAAAAAACTGATCAATGATCCCTTTAACTTCGTCGATGAATCCATGGAGGGAATTCTTGCAGCCCACAAAAATCTTTTGAAGGCAGCAGACGGAGATGCAAGAGCAATCGTGCGCACTGATGCTCCGGTTGCTGGTAAAGTAGCTGTTGTTACGGGGGGCGGCTTTGGGCACCTGCCCGTTTTTCTTGGTTATGTAGGGAAAGGTATGGCTGATGGATGCGCTGTCGGTAATGTCTTTTCCTCTCCCACCTCTTCGCAGATGAAACAGGTAACTAAAGCAGTGGACAGCGGCAAAGGAGTTTTGTATCTCTACGGAAGATATCAGGGAGATATGATGAACTTTGATATGGCAGCTGAGGACTGTGAAGAAGATGGCATTCAGGTACAGACTGTTCTTGTCACCGACGACGTTGCTTCTGCTCCCCGTGAAGACTGGCAAAAAAGGCGAGGGGTAGCCGGCTTGTTTTTTGCCTATAAAATAGCCGGAGCAAAAGCAGAGACTGGAGCCGACTTATCAGCGGTTCGAGCTGCTGCCGAAAAAGCTGTTTTCAACATGAGAAGCATGGGAGTTGCCCTTGGTTCCTGTACACTACCCACAGTGGGCAGACCCACATTTACAGTACCGGATGATGAAATGGAAATCGGAATGGGCATCCACGGAGAAGCGGGCGTACAACGCTGCAAGCTTGAAAATGCAGATAAAATTGCTGCGGTTCTGGTTGATTATGTGGCAGAGGACCTTCCATTTTGCAAGGGGGACGAGGTTGCTGTATTAGTAAACAGCTTAGGCGGAACACCGCTGGAAGAGCTCTATATACTTTATCGGAAAATTAACTTGTTACTCACTGAAAGAGGTCTCAAGGTATACCGCCCTTATATTGGACGATATGCATGCTCAATGGAAATGCCCGGCGCGTCTCTGACCCTCATGAAACTGGACGATGAATTAAAGGAACTGCTGGATGCCCCTGCAGAGACACCTTTTTTTATACAAAATTGA